Proteins co-encoded in one Arachis hypogaea cultivar Tifrunner chromosome 13, arahy.Tifrunner.gnm2.J5K5, whole genome shotgun sequence genomic window:
- the LOC140177757 gene encoding uncharacterized protein, translated as METKNELEPKEGLTIMLPPPPGTFQDREDLIKHVCDFGANERYVVTIKKSRKDRRVILGCDRRGVYHNRHKIEESKRKRKATSRLINCPFEAIGKKQNDMWLLTIKNGDHNHEPLKDMS; from the coding sequence ATGGAGACTAAAAATGAACTAGAGCCCAAAGAAGGATTGACAATAATGCTTCCTCCACCACCTGGAACTTTCCAAGACCGTGAAGACCTCATTAAACATGTGTGTGACTTTGGTGCCAATGAAAGATATGTTGTGACCATCAAGAAGTCCAGAAAAGATAGAAGAGTCATTCTTGGATGTGACAGGAGAGGTGTCTATCATAATAGGCACAAAATTGAGGAAAGTAAGCGCAAAAGGAAAGCAACTTCACGCCTTATAAACTGTCCTTTTGAAGCCATAGGTAAAAAACAAAATGACATGTGGCTACTCACTATAAAAAATGGAGATCACAATCATGAACCATTGAAAGACATGTCATAA